The Orenia marismortui DSM 5156 DNA segment CTAACTTATTCTCTGATCCAAATAGTTCTTTGGTAAATTTGGCAGTAGCCTTAGGATACAGCTCCCAATTACCCTCTACTAATAGCCTCTGATATAACTCTAATAACTCTTGATATAGATCAATATCAGCACACTGATCAACTAAGCTATATTGAAGATTACTTTCTTTTTGAATCAATTCTATTGTAGCTTCCAATACTTCATCTTTCCCCCACACCAAGTCATCAAAAAGAAATCTTTTTGCTTCTCTAGTTCCCATTAGATAGTATCCTCCATCAAAAGAAGGTCCTAATACTATATCATCTTGCAACAATCTATCTATTGCTTTTAAAATATTATTTGGCTGTAAAGCTGGTAGATCACTACCCATGATAATTTGACGATCATTACCATCTTCATAAGCATAATTTAAGGCATTATACATCTTCTCACCCAAATCATTCCCCTCTTGAGCAAAAAAATTAAACTCTTTAGGTATCAAACTCTCCAAAATACTTTCTTTGCCTGAAGGAGTATAAGCTAAATATAACTTAACATCTTGGCGCATCTTGCTAACCTTAGTCAACATCTTAGTTATATCCTTTAAAAAAGCCTTATGAAGTTCTGCACATTCTTGAGGTGATAAGTGGCTTTGTAATCTAGTTTTAGTCTTTCCAGGAATAGGTATACGGCTCATTAGAACAATTCCAACTGACATAATAAACACCTCCAATTTTTTAATGACGAGTAACAAGTGGCCGGTAACGAGCAAAAGTCTAACTATGAGGTTTAGCCTGTAGCAGTCGAAACTACCTATAAACTACCACAGTTTAAAACCATGTGGCTTAGGGTTAATTTAAAACTCTCTTATGCTTATTAATGATTACTCATCACTGCATCACCTTGCATTTCTATAAATCTGATTCAGTTTAGCTGGACTAACACCTAAGATATAAAGCAACTTGATCTTATGCATTAAAAAGATAGTCTTCCAAATTCCGAATTTGTGCCACCTTCTAGCTGAAGTATATATTTTATTAGGCAAATAATCTAGCTTACCTCTTTTAGACATTTTTTTAGAAAACTCCCAGTCCTCCATCAACTCTATCTCAGGGTAACCACCTAGCTCTGCAAATATTTCTCTTCTAACAAAGATTCCTTGGTCACCAAAGGCTAACTTCAGATACTTAGCTCGTAAGTTAGAGGTCCAAGAAATAAAACCTAAAACCCAAGAATTATCATCTATCTTCAAAGAAAAATTTCCACCAATTATCTTCTCATCTTTTATAGCATCTTGAATAGCTAAAATAGCACCTTCTTCTAACCTTGAATCACTATGCAAAAAAAGAATCACATCACCTTCAGCAAGCTCAGCACCTACATTCATTTGGTGACCTCTTCCCTTAGTAGTCTGACAGACTTTAGCAGTAAAATTTTGCGCTAGATTATAGGTATTATCTTCACTTCCTCCATCTACAACAATAATCTCTTTATTACCTGATAAGCCCTGAACATGCTCTAAAGTTTCAATAATAGTACTCTCTTCATTAAGTACTGGGATAACCACCGATACTAAGCTCATCCTTCCCCCTCCATAAACCAAATATTTTCTAGAGCAATGATTACTTTAACCTCTTCTCCAACTTCAAAAGATTTTTTAGGTAATTCAGTAACCTCCAAAATATCAGATCCTATATCAACTTGATAATAAATCTTATCGCCAACAAAATGTTCTTCTACTACACTTCCACTAAACTCTAAAGTTTCTTTATTTCCCTCTATTTCCATACTTTCAAGTTCAATAAATTCAGGTCTAATCATTGCAACTATTGATTTTCCTGACCTTAATTTAAGAGCAAGCTTATCCTTTTCACTAATCAGAGTAGAAACTCCATTAAAGATAAAGTTATTACCTTCTAGTTCTACCTTTAAATAATTGGCTTTTCCAAAGAAATCAGAGACAAATCTAGTTTTAGGTTTGGTATATAGCTCTTTAGCTTTGCCATACTGTTCGATCTTTCCCTGATTCATTACAGCAATCTGATCAGCCATCAGCATAGCTTCATCACGGTCATGAGTTACAAAAATAGTAGTCATCTCTTCTTCTAGGTGTAAATTCCGAATAAAGTTCTGCATATCCTCACGTAAGTTAGCATCTAAATTAGAAAAGGGCTCATCTAATAATAATACCTGCGGGTTAATTGCTAAAGCTCTAGCTAAAGCCACCCGTTGCTTCTGCCCCCCTGATAAATCATTGGGTGAATAATCAGCATAAGCAGTTAAACCTACTAATTCTAACAATTCACTAACTCTCTGCTTTCGAGTCTTCTTATCAATCCCTCTCATCTTTAAGCCAAAAGCAATATTCTGGCCTACACTCATATGGGGGAATAATAGATAATTCTGAAATACTAAGACAGCTCCACGCTCTTTGGTAGGCATATCTAGTACACTCTGATTATCAAAGAATAAATCTCCATTATCTGCCTCTAATAATCCTGCAATAATGTTCAAAGTAGTCGTCTTACCACAGCCAGAAGGTCCTAATAAAGCCACTAACTCTCCATCATTAACAGTTAAATTTAATGAATCAATCACTGATTTATCTTCAAAACTTTTGCTTAGATTCTGTAGTTCTATCTCTGCCATGTTAATTACTCCCCCTCTTGCTAATTAAGAATTTATAATTGATAATTGATAATTAAGAATTGATAATTGATAATTGATAATTAAAATATTTAAGAACTTATAGATGTCCAACTTTAAAACAAAATTTAAAAGATTATTTTTGCCACGGATTAACACGGATAGATAGAGATGAAAAGTAATAAAAGATTAAGCAAAATATAATTATTAATTGCTTTTAATCTGTGTACATCAGTAGCTAATAATTCATTTGAATTAATTTCACTTTAAGGTTGTTTATCTATAATTATAAATTCTACATTATTAATTATTAATTGTATTAACCTCTACATATAAAAAGTTTGATTCTTATTCTGATCCTGTTTGAATAGTCTTTCCATAATCAGAGTAAAGATCAAAGCTGCGATAATAAAGACCCAACTATACACTGCTGCTAACATTCTATCTCCACTCTTGACTAGTGGAAAGAGTAGCATCGGAAAGGTAACTACTTGTCCTCCACCAATTAAAAAAGTTAATAAATATTGGCTAAAGGAGATAATAAAGACCATAATCCCTGCCGAAAAGATACCAGGATAGATTAATGGTAAAGTTACATAGATAAAGGTCTGCCAACTATTAGCTCCTAATACTTTGGCCTGTAACTCTAATTTATCACCCATTGCCTCAAATACATTAGTTAGAATTCTAATAGAGTAAGGGATACAGGGAATTAAATGTACAATCATTACCCCAATGACATTATCAGTCAAACCATACTTCATAAAATTAATATGAATTCCCATAGTCACTGCTAATGGGGGAATAATAATAGGTGCTAAGACCAAAATATTAATCAAACTCTTCCCTGGAAAATCATACAATCCTAAAGCCTTAGCAGCAGGAATACTCACTAGCAAAGCTAATAAGGTCACTCCAATTCCAATCAAAAAACTACTCTGTAAAGCATCCCAAGCCCCATTAACTGGATTAATAAAATACTTCCACCCTTCTAAAGTAAAGGATTGGGGAAATAGTTTAGGCCAAGGCCAATCATTAGTAAAAGACCAAATTACTAACACTATTAAGGGTAAAATTAAAGATAGTAATAATATATATATAAGAGTAGTCCGAATTACTTTTGTAGTTGTTATCATAATAAATCCCTCTTTCTAAGATTAGCTAATAGCTACTAGCCATCAGCCATTAGCTATTTATACCTCAACACTAAATCTAATAATTTTTTATAAATATATATAAGTCCCAAACAAATAACAGTCAAGGTAATTGCAATTACCATAGCATAAGGGCGTTGTAATAAATCTGAGCTAACATAGCTTTGATATGCCAACACTGGCAATGTCTTAGGATAGGTTGAACCTAATAAGAAAGGAATCTCAAAGGCACCAAAAGAGAAAGCAAAGACAATAATAAAGGATGAACCTATACTAGGCAAAGATAAAGGTAAGTATATATTCCAAAATATCTGTTGCTGGCTTGCGCCCAAATTAGCAGCTACCTGCTCAAAAGAATTATTAATATTATTTAAAACAGTATAAACAACCAAGACAACAAAAGGAATCTCTTTCCATAAATAGACTAAAATTATTCCTATTCCCCATCTGTCAAAGACTAATTGAGGAAAACTTTCTAAGCCTTTAATAATACCAAAATGATATAAAATCCTAGCTATTAATCCACTTTGAGTAAAAAATAGAAACACTAATAATGAAGCTATAATATGAGGAACAATAATCGGTAGTTTATAAATCAAACGTACTAACTTATACTCCTTTGGTAATCTGACTAATTGATAAGCCAAAAAGACACCAATTACTACAGCCAGAAATGATGATACAAAGGAGATATAAAAACTATATCTTAAAGCATCTAAAAACTCCGTACTTGTAAATATCTCAATATAATACTTTAAAGTAAAAGTATTTAACCCTAGAAGAGGAAAATAGCCAAAGCTCTGGGCTAAGGCTAAAATCACCCCTCCTAAGAATAGTCCAAATAATATAATCAGTGCTGGAGTTAATAAGATATATGGTTTTATGATTGAATATTTCATTAATTTCAAGATCTATTCCTCCAATCAAAAGTAAAAATTGAAAATTGATATTTGAGAATTGAGAATTGAGAATTAAGTTCTTAAAACTTTTAATTCTACATCTTCAATTCTCAATTGCTCTTTACTTTCCTACAATCTTATTCCATTCATCTTCAATAATCGGTACTAAATCGGCTGGTAACTCTGGTACACTATGCTTGTCTAAAACCTCTTGTGATAAAGTAGCTACACCTAAATCTAAGTCAGCCAATTCTTCTTTCTCTTGAACATTTAGCTTATCATAACTGAATACTGGTAAAGCTCCCCAATTTTCTGGACTATATTTAGACAGCTGAGCTTCAAAACTCTCTAAGAAGTTAGCCACTACTAATGCTCCTGCTTTATTAGGTGAGTTAAACGGAATTGCTAGAAAATTAGTATTAGAGATAGTCCCACTCTCTAGTACAAAGGTTCTAGCTGAATCTGGATAAGTCCCTTTAACAATCTCACTAGTTGCTTTACTTGGATCATAGCCCATACTCATTAGCACTTCACCATCAGCAAACATATTATCTAATTGAGCAATAGTACTTGGATAAGTCTCTCCTTCTCTCCATAAATATGGTTCTAAGTCTGCTAAGAATTCAAGAGCAGGTCTAATTTTCTTTCTAATTTCTGCTTCATCTTCTAAATTATAATACTGCTCGTAACCACCAGTGACTTCATAGATTACATGGCGTACAAAAGCACTTCCTGTAAAGTCTGGCAAAGCAGGATAAGTAAATTTACCTGGATGTGATTTAATCCAAGCTATTAATTCTTCAAAACTATAGGGAGCTTCTTCTATCTTATTCTGATCATAAATAAAGATAAATTGTGCTTTACTATATGGTGCTTCATAACCCTTAGTTGGAAAACCAAAGTCAGTAGTTATCTGCTTAGAATCGGTATCCATATATCTATTATAATTAGGTAAGCTGTCAGCAAAAGGACCGAATAATAATTCATTATCCATTGCCGTCTTAAAGTTCTCACCATTAATCCATAATAAATCAATCGTTCCTTCTTTCTTTCCAATCTGCTTTTCTCCTAATAACTTATTAACAAAATCTGTAGCATCCATTGGTACCATATTTAAAGTAAGATCATACTTCTCCTTCAAATTCTTTGCCACATAACCTTTAACCCATTGGTTAATAGTTCTACTTCCACCCCACATATAGAAATTAACCTCTGTTCCTTTAGCTGATGCTATAACTTCTTTCCATTCTTGCTCTAAAACATTCTCTTCTTGCTTTTGAGCTTGGGGAGAAGTACAGCCAAGAATTGATAATAATAAAATAGTAATAACTAATGCTAAGGATACTACCTTCTTTTTAAACACCTTAATCTCTCCTTTATTATATAAATTCAATAATTACTAAGCAAACATATTCTTTCTTAAAGCTAAATTAATTCAGATATTTCATCCACAAATTTGATTATTGATCCTTTATTTCTATAAAATCTTCAATTAATCGATAACAAGAAATATCTACTCTAATTTTTTAACATCAATTTAAACATTAAGATAAGCCTATTTATAAATAGGCTTATCTTCTATAAATCCTTTATACTTTATACTTTATGCTTTTTTAACTTCTTCCTCTTCTAATAGATCTCCATTTTTCTTCTTTAACCACTTAGGAATTAAAGAGATAGCAAATAATACTATACCCGCAATTCCTAAATACATAATAATCTCCATCGGACTTCCTCCAGAACTGATAGCTCCACCAGCAAAGGAGAAGGCTAAACAACCTGGTAACATAAATACAAAAGTAGCTATGGCATAAGAAACTAAGCTGATACTTGTTAATCCATAAACATAGTTTTGAACATTATATGGGAAGATTGGAACTAAACGGGTTAACATTACAAAACGCCACCCTTCAGCTTGTACCCCTTCATCAATCTTATTTAATTTAGGATTCTTCTCCATCATTCCTTTTACCATATCACGAGCCACATATTTACCAGCTAAGAAAGCACAAACTGCACCAACAGTTGAACCTAAAGCTGTGTATAAAGTACCTAACCATGGTCCAAAGATCAAACCTCCTACTAATCCTAAAGCAGAACCAGGTAAGAAGAACACAGCAGCTATTACCCATAATAACCCAAATACTATAGGTCCCCATGCTCCTAAACCATTAATAGCCTCTTTTAATAACTTTGGATCTTTAAAGTATTGCATATATCCTAATTTATTAA contains these protein-coding regions:
- a CDS encoding TVP38/TMEM64 family protein, with translation MSEQVQVQEKKGSKVKVIAFVLVVAAVIFLVNKLGYMQYFKDPKLLKEAINGLGAWGPIVFGLLWVIAAVFFLPGSALGLVGGLIFGPWLGTLYTALGSTVGAVCAFLAGKYVARDMVKGMMEKNPKLNKIDEGVQAEGWRFVMLTRLVPIFPYNVQNYVYGLTSISLVSYAIATFVFMLPGCLAFSFAGGAISSGGSPMEIIMYLGIAGIVLFAISLIPKWLKKKNGDLLEEEEVKKA
- a CDS encoding ABC transporter substrate-binding protein, which codes for MFKKKVVSLALVITILLLSILGCTSPQAQKQEENVLEQEWKEVIASAKGTEVNFYMWGGSRTINQWVKGYVAKNLKEKYDLTLNMVPMDATDFVNKLLGEKQIGKKEGTIDLLWINGENFKTAMDNELLFGPFADSLPNYNRYMDTDSKQITTDFGFPTKGYEAPYSKAQFIFIYDQNKIEEAPYSFEELIAWIKSHPGKFTYPALPDFTGSAFVRHVIYEVTGGYEQYYNLEDEAEIRKKIRPALEFLADLEPYLWREGETYPSTIAQLDNMFADGEVLMSMGYDPSKATSEIVKGTYPDSARTFVLESGTISNTNFLAIPFNSPNKAGALVVANFLESFEAQLSKYSPENWGALPVFSYDKLNVQEKEELADLDLGVATLSQEVLDKHSVPELPADLVPIIEDEWNKIVGK
- a CDS encoding ABC transporter permease, whose protein sequence is MITTTKVIRTTLIYILLLSLILPLIVLVIWSFTNDWPWPKLFPQSFTLEGWKYFINPVNGAWDALQSSFLIGIGVTLLALLVSIPAAKALGLYDFPGKSLINILVLAPIIIPPLAVTMGIHINFMKYGLTDNVIGVMIVHLIPCIPYSIRILTNVFEAMGDKLELQAKVLGANSWQTFIYVTLPLIYPGIFSAGIMVFIISFSQYLLTFLIGGGQVVTFPMLLFPLVKSGDRMLAAVYSWVFIIAALIFTLIMERLFKQDQNKNQTFYM
- a CDS encoding ABC transporter permease, which gives rise to MKLMKYSIIKPYILLTPALIILFGLFLGGVILALAQSFGYFPLLGLNTFTLKYYIEIFTSTEFLDALRYSFYISFVSSFLAVVIGVFLAYQLVRLPKEYKLVRLIYKLPIIVPHIIASLLVFLFFTQSGLIARILYHFGIIKGLESFPQLVFDRWGIGIILVYLWKEIPFVVLVVYTVLNNINNSFEQVAANLGASQQQIFWNIYLPLSLPSIGSSFIIVFAFSFGAFEIPFLLGSTYPKTLPVLAYQSYVSSDLLQRPYAMVIAITLTVICLGLIYIYKKLLDLVLRYK
- a CDS encoding ABC transporter ATP-binding protein → MAEIELQNLSKSFEDKSVIDSLNLTVNDGELVALLGPSGCGKTTTLNIIAGLLEADNGDLFFDNQSVLDMPTKERGAVLVFQNYLLFPHMSVGQNIAFGLKMRGIDKKTRKQRVSELLELVGLTAYADYSPNDLSGGQKQRVALARALAINPQVLLLDEPFSNLDANLREDMQNFIRNLHLEEEMTTIFVTHDRDEAMLMADQIAVMNQGKIEQYGKAKELYTKPKTRFVSDFFGKANYLKVELEGNNFIFNGVSTLISEKDKLALKLRSGKSIVAMIRPEFIELESMEIEGNKETLEFSGSVVEEHFVGDKIYYQVDIGSDILEVTELPKKSFEVGEEVKVIIALENIWFMEGEG
- a CDS encoding TIGR04283 family arsenosugar biosynthesis glycosyltransferase, with amino-acid sequence MSLVSVVIPVLNEESTIIETLEHVQGLSGNKEIIVVDGGSEDNTYNLAQNFTAKVCQTTKGRGHQMNVGAELAEGDVILFLHSDSRLEEGAILAIQDAIKDEKIIGGNFSLKIDDNSWVLGFISWTSNLRAKYLKLAFGDQGIFVRREIFAELGGYPEIELMEDWEFSKKMSKRGKLDYLPNKIYTSARRWHKFGIWKTIFLMHKIKLLYILGVSPAKLNQIYRNAR
- a CDS encoding TIGR04282 family arsenosugar biosynthesis glycosyltransferase → MSVGIVLMSRIPIPGKTKTRLQSHLSPQECAELHKAFLKDITKMLTKVSKMRQDVKLYLAYTPSGKESILESLIPKEFNFFAQEGNDLGEKMYNALNYAYEDGNDRQIIMGSDLPALQPNNILKAIDRLLQDDIVLGPSFDGGYYLMGTREAKRFLFDDLVWGKDEVLEATIELIQKESNLQYSLVDQCADIDLYQELLELYQRLLVEGNWELYPKATAKFTKELFGSENKLGGTYLCPVTR